GGCGCGGGTGATGGTCTCATCAATGGGCTTGCGGCTCTGGAAGCCCTCTTCCTGGCCGTGCCAGTGGGTGATCTGCTTCTCGCCCAGCTTCCAGCAGAGCAGGATGACCTGGTCGCTGACCCGGCAGGGGAAGTCGAGCAGGCCGGTGTCGAGGTCCTTCACCTGGACGCCGGTGGAATCGATCTCGGCCAGGGCGTCCTTCACCCGCTGCAAGGCTTTTTCTTTTTCGGCCTTTCGCACCGCCAAGTGGGCGATGTCCATGCGCGTGCCACCGTTCAGGAAGATGCGCTGGCTCACTTCCTGGAACTCGCCCTC
The DNA window shown above is from Terriglobales bacterium and carries:
- a CDS encoding DUF2203 domain-containing protein — its product is MSERTFTLDEAQVLLPVLESLLRRSIAGKQLIEKIEGEFQEVSQRIFLNGGTRMDIAHLAVRKAEKEKALQRVKDALAEIDSTGVQVKDLDTGLLDFPCRVSDQVILLCWKLGEKQITHWHGQEEGFQSRKPIDETITRAGKGKKQ